One genomic segment of Micromonospora sp. WMMC415 includes these proteins:
- a CDS encoding response regulator transcription factor — protein sequence MTPIGVLIVDDDELVRVGLRAILDAQPDLRVVGEAADGSAVPSLVARLRPQVVLMDVRMPEIDGIQATRRLLAASADPPRVLVITTFANDEYVYDALRAGASGFLLKRARPAEVVEAVRVVARGESLLFPAAIRRLAGAYGSRGADRLAAARLTEREAEVLRLMAAGLSNPEIADRLVVGVETVKTHVGNVLAKLGVRDRTQAVIAAYESGFVTPAG from the coding sequence GTGACGCCCATCGGCGTGCTGATCGTCGACGACGACGAGCTGGTCCGCGTCGGCCTGCGGGCCATCCTCGACGCCCAGCCCGACCTGCGGGTGGTTGGCGAGGCGGCGGACGGTTCGGCGGTGCCGTCGCTGGTCGCCCGGCTGCGCCCGCAGGTGGTGCTGATGGACGTACGGATGCCGGAGATCGACGGCATCCAGGCCACCCGGCGGCTGCTCGCCGCCTCCGCCGACCCGCCCCGGGTGCTGGTGATCACCACGTTCGCCAACGACGAGTACGTCTACGACGCGCTGCGCGCCGGTGCGAGCGGGTTCCTGCTCAAGCGCGCCCGGCCGGCGGAGGTGGTGGAGGCGGTACGGGTGGTGGCCCGGGGCGAGTCCCTGCTCTTCCCGGCCGCGATCCGCCGGCTCGCCGGCGCGTACGGGAGCCGGGGCGCCGACCGGCTCGCGGCCGCCCGGCTGACCGAGCGGGAGGCCGAGGTGCTGCGGCTGATGGCCGCCGGACTGTCCAACCCGGAGATCGCCGACCGGCTGGTGGTCGGTGTGGAGACGGTGAAGACACACGTCGGGAACGTGCTGGCCAAGCTCGGCGTACGGGACCGTACGCAGGCGGTGATCGCCGCGTACGAGTCGGGGTTCGTCACCCCCGCCGGCTGA
- a CDS encoding sensor histidine kinase, with protein sequence MKPPAVLAPLLAASTWRRGVFLLLGGVLALPYALLAVTFAQLLTQQAVPRALVLALLAVAAGIAAVPVFLDGPRALEIAAARSLLGVDLPDPAPGHSTDRETRLRSALWVALHLASGGLVVAALFSAVPMALAFIAHQAGLDTGLTADDRFGPFDGRDTGWLSVAGVVVLVALGYAVAGLGALAASMAPVLLGPAESERVAALEARAARLAERNRLARELHDSVGHALTVTTLQAGAARQVLDRDPEFVRRALTVIEEVGRTAMDDLDHVLGLLRETGGGTAVPAPQRTLADLDRLLAETRAAGLPVEARHSGDLVDLPAVVSREGYRIVQEGLTNAARYGRGPVTVRVDAGPDALELELVNALGPVRRSGLGRGGRGLDGMRERVLLLGGRLTAGPDADRWRIRARLPLEGTR encoded by the coding sequence GTGAAACCCCCCGCGGTCCTCGCTCCGCTGCTGGCCGCCAGCACCTGGCGGCGTGGCGTGTTCCTGCTGCTCGGTGGGGTGCTGGCGCTGCCGTACGCGCTGCTGGCGGTGACCTTCGCGCAGTTGCTCACGCAGCAGGCGGTTCCCCGGGCGCTGGTGCTGGCGCTCCTGGCCGTGGCGGCCGGCATCGCCGCCGTGCCGGTGTTCCTCGACGGGCCGCGCGCCCTGGAGATCGCCGCGGCCCGCTCCCTGCTCGGCGTCGACCTGCCCGATCCCGCACCCGGCCACAGCACCGACCGGGAGACTCGGCTCCGGTCCGCGCTCTGGGTCGCGCTGCACCTGGCCAGCGGCGGCCTGGTGGTGGCGGCCCTGTTCAGTGCTGTGCCGATGGCGCTGGCGTTCATCGCACACCAGGCCGGCCTCGACACCGGACTGACCGCCGACGACCGGTTCGGACCGTTCGACGGGCGGGACACGGGTTGGCTCAGCGTCGCCGGCGTCGTCGTACTGGTCGCTCTCGGCTACGCCGTGGCCGGGCTCGGGGCCCTCGCCGCGTCGATGGCGCCGGTGCTGCTGGGGCCGGCCGAGTCGGAACGCGTCGCCGCGCTGGAGGCCCGCGCCGCCCGGCTGGCCGAGCGCAACCGGCTGGCCCGGGAGCTACACGACTCCGTGGGACACGCGCTGACCGTGACCACGCTCCAGGCGGGGGCCGCCCGGCAGGTGCTGGACCGGGACCCGGAGTTCGTCCGGCGGGCGCTCACCGTGATCGAGGAGGTGGGGCGGACCGCCATGGACGACCTGGACCACGTGCTGGGGCTGCTACGGGAGACCGGCGGCGGTACGGCCGTGCCGGCGCCGCAGCGTACGCTCGCCGACCTGGACCGGCTCCTCGCAGAGACCCGCGCGGCCGGGCTGCCGGTCGAGGCGCGGCACAGCGGCGACCTGGTCGACCTGCCGGCGGTGGTCTCCCGGGAGGGGTACCGGATCGTCCAGGAGGGGCTGACCAACGCGGCGCGGTACGGGCGAGGGCCGGTGACCGTACGTGTCGACGCCGGGCCGGACGCCCTGGAGCTGGAGCTGGTCAACGCGCTGGGCCCGGTGCGCCGGTCCGGGCTCGGCCGGGGCGGCCGGGGGCTGGACGGAATGCGGGAGCGGGTGCTGCTGCTCGGTGGCCGGCTGACGGCCGGGCCGGACGCCGACCGGTGGCGGATCCGGGCCCGACTGCCGCTGGAGGGAACCCGGTGA
- the mgrA gene encoding L-glyceraldehyde 3-phosphate reductase, which yields MIVTYLAADERYDTMTYRRSGRSGLRLPAISLGLWHNFGPDRPYERQRDIVRRAFDLGVTHFDLANNYGPPPGAAEENFGRMLATDLKPYRDELVVSSKAGYLMWPGPYGEWGSRKYLISSLDQSLRRLGLDYVDIFYSHRFDPDTPLEETMGALDAVVRSGKALHVGVSNYDSEQTERAAAILRDLGTPLLINQPSYSMLNRWTEADGLLDTLERVGAGCIAYSPLAQGLLTDRYLGGIPEDSRVRTSIFLDESDVSEKHLVQVRALGAIAERRGQSLAQLALAWALRDPRMTSLIIGASSVPQLEANIGALANLDFTAEELAEIEGHLA from the coding sequence ATGATCGTGACCTACCTCGCCGCCGATGAGCGCTACGACACGATGACCTACCGGCGCAGCGGGCGCAGCGGGCTGCGGCTGCCCGCGATCTCGCTCGGCCTGTGGCACAACTTCGGCCCGGACCGGCCGTACGAGCGGCAGCGGGACATCGTCCGGCGCGCCTTCGACCTCGGCGTCACCCACTTCGACCTGGCGAACAACTACGGCCCGCCGCCCGGCGCGGCCGAGGAGAACTTCGGCCGGATGCTCGCCACCGACCTGAAGCCGTACCGGGACGAGCTGGTCGTCTCCAGCAAGGCGGGGTACCTGATGTGGCCCGGCCCGTACGGCGAGTGGGGCTCCCGCAAGTACCTGATCTCGTCGCTGGACCAGTCGCTGCGCCGGCTCGGCCTCGACTACGTGGACATCTTCTACTCGCACCGGTTCGACCCGGACACCCCGCTGGAGGAGACGATGGGCGCGCTCGACGCCGTCGTGCGCTCCGGCAAGGCGCTCCACGTCGGTGTCTCCAACTACGACTCGGAGCAGACCGAGCGGGCCGCCGCGATCCTGCGCGACCTCGGCACGCCGCTTCTGATCAACCAGCCGTCGTACTCGATGCTCAACCGGTGGACGGAGGCCGACGGCCTGCTCGACACGCTGGAGCGGGTCGGTGCCGGCTGCATCGCCTACAGCCCGCTCGCCCAGGGCCTGCTCACCGACCGCTACCTGGGCGGCATCCCGGAGGACTCCCGGGTCCGCACCAGCATCTTCCTGGACGAGAGCGACGTGAGCGAGAAGCACCTGGTGCAGGTCCGGGCGCTCGGCGCGATCGCCGAGCGGCGCGGCCAGTCCCTCGCGCAGCTCGCCCTCGCCTGGGCCCTGCGGGACCCGCGCATGACCAGCCTCATCATCGGCGCGAGCAGCGTCCCGCAGTTGGAGGCGAACATCGGCGCCCTGGCCAACCTCGACTTCACCGCCGAGGAGCTGGCCGAGATCGAGGGCCACCTCGCCTAG